The genome window AACGCCCACTCAAAACCTCAAAATTATCTCTGATTGCCTCGGCCGCAGTATTGAAGATTTGGTGGTGGTGGTCATGGATCGCCCCCGGCACAAAGATTTAATTAATGAAATTCGGGGAGCGGGTGCAAGAGTTCGGCTGATCAGCGACGGCGACGTTTCGGCAGCGATTTCTTGCGCGTTTTCTGGTTCCAACATCCACGCACTTATGGGTATTGGCGCAGCACCGGAAGGTGTGATTTCCGCAGCAGCAATGCGCTGCTTGGGCGGTCACTTCCAAGGGCAGTTAATTTACGATCCGGCTGTTGTAAAAACTGGTTTGATCGGTGAAAGCAAAGAGAGCAATATAGCTCGACTTAAAGAGATGGGCATCACAGACCCTGACAAGATTTACAATGCTGAAGAGTTGGCATCTGGAGAAACAGTTCTGTTTGCAGCTTGCGGGATTACTCCCGGAACGCTGATGGATGGAGTTCGCTTCTTTGGCGGTGGCGCTCGCACGGAAAGTTTGGTAATTTCTTCTCAGTCGAAAACTGCTCGGTTTGTGGATACAATCCATATGTTTGACCACCCGAAAGCTTTGCAATTGAATTAGTGATTAGTTAGTGGTTAACAGTTAAATGTTAACCACTAACAGTTAACGGTTAACAGTCACCGATGATTAGCAATTAGCGATAAACTAAGAACTAATAACAGGTGACTGTTAACAACTAAGAAAGAAATAGTGACAAATCACAGATATGAATATTGCAGTCGTAGGTCTCAGCCACAAAACAGCGCCGGTAGAAGTTCGCGAAAAACTGAGCATTCCAGAACAGAAAGTTGAAGCGGCGATCGCCCAATTGCGCGGCTACCCGCACATTCAAGAGGTTGCCATCCTCAGCACTTGCAACCGCTTAGAGATTTATATTGTTACCAGCGAGTCGGAACCGGGTGTGCGAGAGGTTATTCAGTTCCTTTCAGAATGCAGTAAAGTTTATGTGCAGTCTTTGCGTCCTCACCTGTTTATTTTGCTGCACGAAGATGCGGTGATGCACTTGATGCGAGTGGCTTCTGGCCTCGATAGTTTGGTTCTCGGAGAAGGACAAATTTTGGCTCAGGTGAAACAAACTCACAAACTCGCCCAGCAGTACAAAGGTGTAGGCAGAATTTTAGAGCGCTTGTTCAAGCAAGCTCTCACAGCAGGGAAACGAGTTCGCACGGAAACTAGCATCGGTACCGGTGCAGTTTCTATCAGTTCGGCGGCGGCAGAATTGGCTCAAATGAAGGGTCAGAATTTAGCAAGCAGCAAAATTGCAATTATCGGTGCTGGCAAAATGTCGCGGCTTTTGGTGCAGCATTTGCTCTCAAAAGGAGCTAGCCATATTTCGATCGTTAACCGCTCTGTGCGGGGCGCCCTGGAGTTGGCCGGTCAGTTTAAAGATGCACAATTGCACCTGTATCAGCTCTCGGAAATGATGCAGGTAATTGCCAGTTCTGACTTGGTTTTTACCAGTACCGCAGCTACCGATCCGCTGTTAAATAAAGCTAAATTGGAAGCGGTTTTAGACCCGAATCGCCCTTTGATGTTGGTGGATATTTCTGTGCCACGCAACATTGACTCGGATGCGAACGAACTCGCTAATGTGCGATCGTTTAATGTGGACGACTTGAAAGCAGTGGTAGCTCAAAATCACGAAAGCCGCCGCAAAATGGCAATGGAAGCTCAGGGCTTGCTGGAACAGGAAGTAGAGGCTTTCGATCTCTGGTGGCGCAGCCTAGAAACTGTTCCTACTATTAGCTGTTTGCGGGATAAGATAGAATTGATTCGGGAACAAGAGTTAGAAAAAGCTTTATCGCGTCTTGGTTCTGAATTTTCGGAGAAACATCAAGATGTGATTGAATCTTTAACAAGGGGGATTGTGAATAAGATTTTGCACGATCCGATGGTACAGTTGCGCGCTCAGCAGGATATTGAGGCGCGGCGGCAAGCGATGCAAACTTTGCAAACACTGTTTAATTTGGATGTGGATGTCAATCAGCAGTACAGCTAGTTTGTCATCTGTCATCTGTCATTAGTCATTAGTCATTGGTCATTAGTCATTAGTCATTGGTCATTAGTCAGTTGACCCGAAAGCAGTTAGCCGTTGACCCGAAAGCAGGAGTCATATTATGTCCGGTCAATTACCATGAATAAAAATGCCTTTAACCCTTGCGGCAAAAGCATCATTCGGGAGGGTAAATTGCTCGAACCTGATATCAGTTATCATTCAACCAATAACTAATGACTAATAACTAATAACTAATGACTAATAGGCGAATTTATCAAATAATCCTACTGATTGCGGGGCTATGGCTGGTTGTTGAGTTTGCCTCCCGCATTTCAGCAGAAATTCTCTGGTTTCAGGAAGTTGGATATCTTCAGGTTTTTCTATTAAAGCTCAAAACTCAAGGGTTGTTGGGGACGATCGCAATTGCTGTTTCTTCTGGCTTTTTACTGGGAAATTTGGCTTTAGCCCGCCGCCTGCAACATCCTGCGGAAGAAAAGAAATCGCCGGTTGCGGGGGCGCTATTTGCTTCACTGAGGGCGAACAAAACGGGGAAGAATACCGGGAATAATTACGAAATACCTGTTGCTAAATCCCAAATTACCTTTTCCTGGCTGCTGTTGACTATATTCGGATTGAGTTCGATCGCAACTTTGACAGTAATTCACTGCGGGCTGTTAGCTGCCAGCAGTATCGCCTATTTCGGTATAGTTGACAATTTACCTCTACCGCCGGTGCAGTTGGGAATTGAGTCAATCCAGCATGGGGCGGTGCAGCTATTTTCTCGCTGGTGGCAGTTGGGCTTGCTGCTGGGGACAATGTTAGCTGTGGTAATTAAGCCTGATTTTTGGCTGCGGGCGATCGCCCTTTTTCTGAGTTTGGCGATCGGGCTGATTGCCGCCAGTCGCTGGACAAATGTTTTGCAATATTTTCACCCTACTAATTTTAACACAACCGACCCTCTTTTCAATCAAAATATTAGCTTTTATGTATTTATTTTGCCAATTTTAGATTTGCTAGGCTGGTGGCTGGCAGTTGTATTTTTGTACAGTTTAGTATCTTGTGCTTTAACATATTTGCTGTCGGGAAATAGCCTGAGTCAAGGGAGATTTTTGGGGTTTTCTCGATCGCAGCAGCGCCACTTGTACGGGTTGGGTGCAGCTTTAATGCTAGCCGCCGCATTCCGCTACTGGCTGGGGCGCTACGCATTGCTGTATTCCCGGGGAGACGTTACTTACGGGGCGAATTACGCTGACGTGACGGTGCGACTGCCCTGCTATGGATTTGTGAGTATTTTGGCGGGGGCGATCGCACTTTTGATGCTGTGCCAGGTTTACCCATTCAAAATAAAAAATGAACTCATAAAAAAGATTATTTTAGCTTGGCTAACTTTAAGTTTTTTGGTAACTTTGCTGCTGCCAACAATTGTGCAGCAACTCCTAGTTAAACCCAACGAACTAGCACGAGAACAGCCGTACATTCAGCGCAGTATTGCCTTTACTAAAGAAGCCTTTGAACTCAACAAAATCGAAATAAAAACATTCGATCCCGCCGGAAAACTGACTTATGCCGACTTAGAAAAAAATCAACTTACTATTAGCAACATCCGGCTGTGGGACAAGCTGCCGCTGCTGCAAACCAACCGACAGTTACAGCAAATCAGACCCTATTATACATTTCCTGATGCCGATATCGATCGCTACACAATCAAAAATGAAAAAGCACAAAAGGTAGATTCGGACAGCCAACAGGTGTTTCTGGCAGCGCGGGAATTAGATTACACAGCAGTTGCCCCCGAAGCTCAAACTTGGGTGAACGAACACCTCGTTTACACTCACGGTTACGGCTTTACTCTTTCTCCCGTAAACAGAGTCGGTGTCGGCGGTTTACCCGATTATTTTGTCAAAGATATTGGAGTTGCAGCCCAGAAAGGAGAGACTGCTTTGGAAATAACGAGCGATCGAATTCGGGCCAGTATTCCGATCGGCTACCCGCGAATTTACTACGGCGAAATCACCGATACAGACGCGATGGCGCCCACAAAAGTCCAAGAATTCGACTATCCCAGCGGCGAAGACAATGTTTACAATACTTACAGCGGTAGGGGCGGAATTGCGATCGGTTCTATGTGGCGGCGCTGGCTGTTTGCTAATTATCTCAAAAATTGGCAAATGGCGCTTACCCGCAATTTTACGCCAGAAACTAAATTGCTGTACCGCCGAAATATTAATAAAAGAGTCCGGGCGATCGCTCCTTTTTTGCGCTACGATTCCGACCCTTATTTAGTAGTAGCCAACGCCAATCTTAGCCATGATGATATAGAAAAAGAAAGGGAGGGAAATGGCAACAAGATTAAACCTTCACCCTCGGATACTGATAAATCTCCCAACTATCTTTACTGGATTATCGATGCCTATACAGCGAGCGATCGCTATCCGTATTCTGACCCGGGAAATCATGATTTCAACTACATCCGCAACTCCGTCAAAGTAGTTATTGATGCCTACAACGGGTCTGTTGACTTCTACGTTGCCTATCCCTCCGATCCGATTATTAACAGTTGGATAGCTATCTTTCCCGGACTCTTCAAACCCCTTGACAAAATGCCTCCGGCTCTCCGCAAACATATCAGATATCCAGTAGATTTGTTGAGCATTCAATCAGAACGCTTGCTAACTTATCATATGGAAGACCCGCAAGTATTGTACAATCGGGAGGATTTGTGGCGAGTTCCCAATGAAATTTATGGCACCGAACAACAGCCAGTAGCACCGTATTATTTGATTACCAAACTGCCAACGGAAACAGCAGAAGAATTTATTTTGCTGCTCCCATTTACACCAGTAAGTCGCAACAATTTAATTGCTTGGATTGCAGGGCGATCGGATGGTGGCGATTACGGAAAATTGCTGCTGTATCTGTTCCCCAAACAGCGATTAGTTTACGGCCCGGAACAAATAGAAGCTTTAATTAACCAAGATCCGGTTATTTCCGAACAAATCTCTCTCTGGAATCGCCAGGGTTCCAAAGCACTTCAAGGAAACTTATTAGTAATTCCCATTGAACAATCTTTACTGTATGTGGAACCTCTTTACTTAGAAGCAGAGCGCAATAGTTTGCCAACTTTAGTCAGAGTTATTGCTGTCTACGAAAACCGCATAGTCATGGCAGAAAATCTTGAATTGGCACTCAAGGCACTTTTTCAGCAACAATCTACTAATAAACCGGCCATTATTCGACCTCTAGAAGGAACAGCACCAGCTTTAAATAGTGAATGATATGAATTCCGGTTGCAGTCGTCATGACTGTTGACTGTTGACTGTTGACTCTAGGTCGAAAAACTGAATGGTTGATTGTTAAGTGTTGACTCAATTTTATGATTCTAATGCAACCGGAAACGATATAAATTACTGCGATTTCTGTTCGCTAGCAGCCTTGATATCCTGCCACCAAACATCGACATAGGGCCACATCAATCTCTCGTCTCCTCCAGAATCTAGCTTCACAGTCACCTCATAACGGTCAATATGCGTGAGTTCCCCAGTTTTACCATTCAAATACAATTGTTTGGGATTGTCGGTGATAATTTCTACCCTTTGATTCAACAGCGGCAGCATCTGGGTAGAAGAACCCTGAAACGGATTTTTGCCTTTGAGCACATAGCCACCAATCAAAGATAAGTACATTGAAGCTAGGCAAAATACTGTACATAAACCTACAATTACCAGTGTTTTTTGTTGTGAAAAACTGGTATAAACGCTCGCATATCCTACGATCGTAGTTCCAAAAAACAACAAATTTGGCAGGTACAGCCCATCTTCCAGAAACACGCTACCAAAAAACATGAGGGCTACCTGAAAACCAAATAATGCAGCTACCCAACTCCACCCAGTTAGCAACGATGCAGATAGTAGCCAGTTCATGGCTATAGTAAGGGCGATCGCCATTGCTATTGCCCCAAGTGGTGCTGCATAATCGTACTGTCTGAAGGGAAGAAGAACAAAAAATACTAAAGCATAAGCAAAACCCGCAAAAGCCAGTGCTAATCCACTAATTATTTGGTTCCCGTTCAGCATGGCGATGGATTTTTAGAGCACTAAAGTGAAGCGTTCATCTTCTGTTGTGATAGTAGCCGTTGAAAATTCCCAGCCGACTAAGGCCAGAAATTCTAAACGTAGCGTGCGCCACGAGCAGCTTACCGCTATATTTAGGCGAGCGAACCGATGTATTAATCAAGCGTGCTATCCCAGTTTCCGAAGGTGCAAATCAGCCACATCAGAAGGTATAATTTTCAGAAAACCAGATTATTTACGGTCGATCGACTTAACAAATTGTTGCACAGGTTGTGGTAGAGCCGGCACAAAAGTCTTTCTAAAACCCCTAACATCGAACACTCGCCACAAAATACCTACCGCTACCGTCAAGAAAAATAACGCTCCCAAAAAATTGAACACAGTAGACAGAAAACCGCTGTCCCTTTTTTTCGGAGGTGTAATATGTTTCATGCGATATACAGCCGGCTCGTAATCTTTCGACTCCTCGCGACTGCGGGGCGGCGTTTTGGGGCGCGAGCTCGCACTGCGCCTCTGAGTCAAACCCGTTTTATTAGTTTTAGTAAAACTGCTGGGCGACTTTAGATCAGAAGCGCCGCGGGTTCCCGTTAACTTGCTAGCAGAAGTAGCCGTTTGACCAACAGCAGCATCCTGAA of Oscillatoria nigro-viridis PCC 7112 contains these proteins:
- the glpX gene encoding class II fructose-bisphosphatase — its product is MDNVIGLEIIEVVEQAAIASARLMGKGEKDEADRVAVEAMRERMNKIHMRGRIVIGEGERDDAPMLYIGEQVGICTREDAHTFCNPDELVEIDIAVDPCEGTNLVAYGQNGSMAVLAISEKGGLFAAPDFYMNKLAAPAAAKNHVDIRKTPTQNLKIISDCLGRSIEDLVVVVMDRPRHKDLINEIRGAGARVRLISDGDVSAAISCAFSGSNIHALMGIGAAPEGVISAAAMRCLGGHFQGQLIYDPAVVKTGLIGESKESNIARLKEMGITDPDKIYNAEELASGETVLFAACGITPGTLMDGVRFFGGGARTESLVISSQSKTARFVDTIHMFDHPKALQLN
- a CDS encoding UPF0182 family protein; the protein is MTNRRIYQIILLIAGLWLVVEFASRISAEILWFQEVGYLQVFLLKLKTQGLLGTIAIAVSSGFLLGNLALARRLQHPAEEKKSPVAGALFASLRANKTGKNTGNNYEIPVAKSQITFSWLLLTIFGLSSIATLTVIHCGLLAASSIAYFGIVDNLPLPPVQLGIESIQHGAVQLFSRWWQLGLLLGTMLAVVIKPDFWLRAIALFLSLAIGLIAASRWTNVLQYFHPTNFNTTDPLFNQNISFYVFILPILDLLGWWLAVVFLYSLVSCALTYLLSGNSLSQGRFLGFSRSQQRHLYGLGAALMLAAAFRYWLGRYALLYSRGDVTYGANYADVTVRLPCYGFVSILAGAIALLMLCQVYPFKIKNELIKKIILAWLTLSFLVTLLLPTIVQQLLVKPNELAREQPYIQRSIAFTKEAFELNKIEIKTFDPAGKLTYADLEKNQLTISNIRLWDKLPLLQTNRQLQQIRPYYTFPDADIDRYTIKNEKAQKVDSDSQQVFLAARELDYTAVAPEAQTWVNEHLVYTHGYGFTLSPVNRVGVGGLPDYFVKDIGVAAQKGETALEITSDRIRASIPIGYPRIYYGEITDTDAMAPTKVQEFDYPSGEDNVYNTYSGRGGIAIGSMWRRWLFANYLKNWQMALTRNFTPETKLLYRRNINKRVRAIAPFLRYDSDPYLVVANANLSHDDIEKEREGNGNKIKPSPSDTDKSPNYLYWIIDAYTASDRYPYSDPGNHDFNYIRNSVKVVIDAYNGSVDFYVAYPSDPIINSWIAIFPGLFKPLDKMPPALRKHIRYPVDLLSIQSERLLTYHMEDPQVLYNREDLWRVPNEIYGTEQQPVAPYYLITKLPTETAEEFILLLPFTPVSRNNLIAWIAGRSDGGDYGKLLLYLFPKQRLVYGPEQIEALINQDPVISEQISLWNRQGSKALQGNLLVIPIEQSLLYVEPLYLEAERNSLPTLVRVIAVYENRIVMAENLELALKALFQQQSTNKPAIIRPLEGTAPALNSE
- a CDS encoding glutamyl-tRNA reductase gives rise to the protein MNIAVVGLSHKTAPVEVREKLSIPEQKVEAAIAQLRGYPHIQEVAILSTCNRLEIYIVTSESEPGVREVIQFLSECSKVYVQSLRPHLFILLHEDAVMHLMRVASGLDSLVLGEGQILAQVKQTHKLAQQYKGVGRILERLFKQALTAGKRVRTETSIGTGAVSISSAAAELAQMKGQNLASSKIAIIGAGKMSRLLVQHLLSKGASHISIVNRSVRGALELAGQFKDAQLHLYQLSEMMQVIASSDLVFTSTAATDPLLNKAKLEAVLDPNRPLMLVDISVPRNIDSDANELANVRSFNVDDLKAVVAQNHESRRKMAMEAQGLLEQEVEAFDLWWRSLETVPTISCLRDKIELIREQELEKALSRLGSEFSEKHQDVIESLTRGIVNKILHDPMVQLRAQQDIEARRQAMQTLQTLFNLDVDVNQQYS